In one window of Posidoniimonas corsicana DNA:
- a CDS encoding sugar kinase — translation MSVRTDDCELDFVSLGALVHRLDPGITPFRKATNFAVHVSGGEYNCAANLASCFGLNTGIVTAMVDNGVGELIQTQVRQMGVKPFYKHFQHDGVRGPNMAAVYSDRGHGARAPVVFYNRANEAAAMLKPGDIDWKNVFDRGVRWFHSGGIYAALGEHTSDLIVEGVTKAKEAGAIASFDLNYRAKLWKTLPGGEAHGIEMNREIAKHLDVLIGNEEDLQKGLGLKGQDVEKKGKLDPNAFFGMIEQVKAEYPNIKMVATTLREVHSTSRHSWSAVLWLDGERYTCPTMELDVIDRIGGGDGFASGLIYGMLSGQEPEQALRLGWAHGALLTTYPGDVSQATLAEVEALAEGGSARVQR, via the coding sequence TTGTCTGTCCGTACCGACGATTGTGAACTCGATTTCGTCTCGCTCGGCGCCCTGGTGCACCGGCTCGACCCCGGCATCACGCCGTTCCGCAAGGCGACGAACTTCGCGGTGCACGTCTCGGGCGGCGAGTACAACTGCGCGGCCAACCTGGCCAGCTGCTTCGGCCTGAACACCGGCATCGTCACGGCGATGGTGGACAACGGCGTCGGCGAGCTGATCCAGACCCAGGTGCGGCAGATGGGCGTGAAGCCGTTCTACAAGCACTTCCAGCACGACGGCGTCCGCGGGCCCAACATGGCCGCCGTCTACAGCGACCGCGGCCACGGCGCCCGGGCGCCGGTGGTGTTCTACAACCGCGCCAACGAGGCCGCGGCCATGCTCAAGCCGGGCGACATCGACTGGAAGAACGTGTTCGACCGCGGCGTCCGCTGGTTCCACTCCGGCGGCATCTACGCGGCCCTGGGCGAGCACACCTCGGACCTGATTGTCGAGGGCGTGACCAAGGCCAAGGAGGCGGGCGCCATCGCCTCGTTCGACCTCAACTACCGCGCCAAGCTGTGGAAGACGCTGCCTGGCGGCGAGGCCCACGGCATCGAGATGAACCGCGAGATCGCCAAGCACCTGGACGTGCTGATCGGCAACGAGGAGGACCTGCAGAAGGGCCTCGGCCTGAAGGGGCAGGACGTCGAGAAGAAGGGCAAGCTCGACCCCAACGCGTTCTTCGGCATGATCGAGCAGGTCAAGGCCGAGTACCCCAACATCAAGATGGTCGCCACCACGCTCCGCGAGGTGCACTCCACCAGCCGCCACAGCTGGTCGGCCGTGCTGTGGCTCGATGGCGAGCGGTACACCTGCCCCACGATGGAGCTGGACGTGATCGACCGCATCGGCGGCGGCGACGGCTTCGCCTCGGGCCTGATCTACGGCATGCTCTCCGGCCAAGAGCCGGAGCAGGCCCTGCGGCTCGGCTGGGCCCACGGCGCGCTGCTCACCACCTACCCGGGCGATGTGTCGCAGGCCACGCTGGCCGAAGTCGAGGCGCTCGCCGAAGGCGGGTCGGCC